A genomic region of candidate division KSB1 bacterium contains the following coding sequences:
- a CDS encoding dihydroorotate dehydrogenase electron transfer subunit, which translates to MPALHACPVTRNEQVSQTVFRLTLHAPDLALAAAPGQFVNIRIQEAPVPLWRRPLSVYSVDRDAGSIRLLFEVRGLGTRILAASRPGTTVDALGPLGSTFSAPPPETLPILVAGGLGIAPLHFWAEELVRAGRRPLLLFGARTAEALCPLDDLRRLAWDLRLATEDGTEGVHGMVTELLATALAERAPQQTMVYACGPVPMLREVVRICAAHGVDGQICLETLMACGFGACMGCAVPARGCSPQPSYKLVCKEGPVFTFAEVDLER; encoded by the coding sequence ATGCCGGCACTGCACGCCTGTCCTGTCACACGCAATGAGCAAGTGAGCCAAACGGTCTTCCGGCTCACGCTGCACGCCCCTGACCTTGCCCTCGCTGCGGCGCCAGGGCAATTTGTGAACATCCGGATTCAGGAGGCACCCGTTCCCCTGTGGCGACGGCCGCTGAGCGTCTACTCCGTAGACCGTGACGCTGGCTCGATACGACTGCTCTTCGAAGTACGAGGTCTGGGCACGCGCATCCTTGCCGCAAGCCGGCCCGGAACTACGGTGGACGCGCTTGGCCCGCTCGGATCCACATTTTCGGCGCCGCCGCCAGAAACCCTGCCCATCCTTGTGGCCGGCGGTTTGGGCATTGCCCCTCTCCACTTTTGGGCAGAGGAACTTGTACGGGCCGGCCGGCGCCCCCTGTTGTTGTTTGGCGCACGGACCGCTGAGGCTTTATGCCCCCTCGACGATCTCCGCCGGCTCGCCTGGGACCTGCGCTTGGCCACTGAAGACGGCACAGAAGGCGTACACGGCATGGTGACTGAACTGCTGGCTACGGCCTTAGCCGAACGTGCTCCTCAACAGACCATGGTCTACGCGTGTGGCCCAGTGCCGATGCTGAGGGAGGTAGTGCGCATCTGCGCTGCCCACGGCGTCGATGGCCAAATCTGTCTGGAGACGCTCATGGCGTGCGGTTTTGGGGCATGCATGGGCTGTGCTGTTCCGGCGCGTGGCTGTTCGCCGCAACCGAGCTACAAGCTCGTCTGCAAAGAAGGCCCCGTGTTCACCTTCGCGGAGGTCGACCTTGAACGCTGA
- a CDS encoding dihydroorotate dehydrogenase, translating into MNADLQVAIGPLALKNPVLVASGTFGYGEEFAPYFDLSILGGVVTKTITFEARAGNPPPRIAETTAGMLNSIGLANVGVEAFLREKLPFLQRFSTAIIVNVAGRSTEEFQAVLRCLEESELRIDAYELNYSCPNVKEGGMAFSASPQVAHAVTSALRKVTRKPLIAKLTPNVTNIAEIARAVAEAGADAVSAINTLLGMAVDYRTRGPKLGSVVGGLSGPAIKPVALAKVWEIKKAVDIPIIGIGGVQSYEDVLEFMIVGASAVQVGTANFVVPNCAARIVRDLQRYCEQQGICRLADLVGTLQVNN; encoded by the coding sequence TTGAACGCTGACCTGCAGGTTGCCATCGGCCCCTTGGCGCTGAAGAATCCGGTCCTTGTCGCTTCCGGCACGTTCGGCTATGGGGAGGAATTCGCCCCGTATTTCGACCTCAGCATCTTGGGAGGTGTGGTCACCAAGACCATCACCTTTGAGGCGCGTGCCGGCAATCCACCGCCGCGCATCGCCGAGACGACCGCCGGCATGCTCAACTCCATTGGCCTTGCCAATGTGGGCGTGGAGGCTTTTCTCCGCGAAAAGCTCCCTTTCCTGCAACGGTTCTCCACTGCCATCATCGTCAACGTTGCCGGGCGCAGCACAGAGGAGTTCCAGGCAGTTCTGCGGTGCCTGGAGGAATCCGAGCTGCGCATCGATGCCTACGAGCTCAACTATTCCTGCCCCAACGTCAAAGAGGGAGGCATGGCGTTCAGCGCCAGCCCCCAAGTGGCTCACGCCGTCACCAGTGCACTGCGCAAGGTGACCAGGAAGCCCCTCATCGCGAAGCTGACCCCGAACGTGACCAACATCGCCGAGATAGCTCGGGCCGTGGCCGAAGCGGGAGCCGACGCCGTCTCGGCCATCAACACGCTCTTGGGCATGGCCGTCGACTATCGCACCCGCGGGCCGAAACTGGGCAGCGTTGTCGGGGGCCTCTCAGGCCCTGCCATCAAGCCGGTGGCGCTGGCAAAGGTGTGGGAGATCAAGAAAGCCGTCGATATCCCGATCATTGGCATTGGCGGCGTGCAAAGCTACGAGGACGTCTTGGAGTTCATGATCGTCGGCGCGAGCGCCGTGCAAGTGGGCACCGCCAATTTCGTTGTCCCGAACTGTGCGGCGCGCATTGTGCGGGATCTGCAAAGATACTGCGAGCAACAAGGCATCTGCCGCTTGGCCGACTTGGTGGGCACCTTGCAAGTCAACAACTGA
- a CDS encoding phosphatidate cytidylyltransferase produces the protein MRFETLGTRLLVAGIFIPLILFTTLKGGWPFVGLVMIIVGCATAEFYTLARHKGTSPQAALGVIVSVLLPVVLFRGGAELVWLVLGAFVLLAACIELFRNRGSSTLNLGVTVCGVLVVPVLLGHLILIRELPAAANLPYAQGGRWIVLMLLTVWVCDTAAYALGTAVGKHKLFPRISPKKTWEGAAAGLVAALPCAWACHVLFVEGISVLDSLVIGALCGTVGQLSDLVESQFKRDAGVKDSSHLIPGHGGMLDRFDSFIVLAPIVYYYLRFVALA, from the coding sequence GTGCGCTTTGAGACCTTGGGGACCAGGCTCCTGGTGGCCGGCATCTTCATTCCCCTCATCCTCTTCACCACGCTCAAGGGCGGCTGGCCCTTTGTGGGTTTGGTGATGATCATCGTCGGCTGTGCCACGGCCGAGTTCTACACACTGGCGCGGCACAAGGGCACTTCACCACAGGCAGCCCTGGGGGTCATCGTCAGCGTACTCCTGCCCGTGGTGTTGTTCCGGGGAGGAGCCGAGCTGGTGTGGTTGGTCCTGGGGGCCTTTGTCCTGCTCGCCGCGTGCATCGAGCTTTTCCGCAATCGCGGATCCAGCACCCTCAACTTGGGGGTCACGGTGTGTGGAGTGCTGGTCGTCCCGGTACTTCTTGGCCACCTCATTCTCATTCGCGAGCTACCCGCTGCTGCCAACCTGCCTTACGCCCAGGGCGGGCGGTGGATTGTGCTCATGCTCCTCACCGTCTGGGTGTGCGACACTGCTGCGTATGCCCTCGGCACGGCTGTGGGCAAGCATAAGCTGTTCCCGCGCATCAGCCCGAAAAAGACCTGGGAGGGCGCCGCCGCTGGGCTCGTCGCGGCGCTCCCTTGTGCCTGGGCCTGTCACGTGCTGTTCGTTGAAGGGATTTCCGTCCTCGACTCCTTGGTAATCGGGGCGTTGTGCGGCACTGTTGGCCAACTAAGCGACCTGGTGGAATCTCAGTTCAAGCGCGACGCCGGCGTGAAGGACTCCTCGCATCTCATTCCAGGCCACGGAGGGATGCTGGATCGCTTCGACAGTTTCATCGTCCTCGCGCCCATTGTCTACTACTACCTGCGCTTTGTGGCGCTGGCGTGA